One window of the Pelobates fuscus isolate aPelFus1 chromosome 12, aPelFus1.pri, whole genome shotgun sequence genome contains the following:
- the LOC134578389 gene encoding large ribosomal subunit protein eL34-like, whose translation MVQRLTYHRRLSYNTTSNNTRLSQTPGNIIVYLYTKKVGKAPKSACGICPGRLRGIRAVRPKVLMRLSKTKNHVCRAYGGSMCAKCARDRIKRAFLVEEQKIVVKVLKAQAQSQKTK comes from the coding sequence ATGGTTCAGCGTCTGACATACCATCGTAGGTTGTCCTACAACACAACCTCCAACAATACCAGATTGTCTCAAACACCAGGTAACATAATTGTATACCTATACACCAAGAAAGTGGGAAAGGCTCCAAAATCAGCATGTGGCATCTGCCCAGGCAGACTCCGTGGTATTCGCGCAGTCAGACCTAAAGTGCTCATGAGACTCTCCAAAACAAAGAATCACGTCTGCAGAGCATATGGTGGATCCATGTGTGCAAAATGTGCTCGTGACAGGATCAAGAGAGCATTCCTTGTTGAGGAGCAGAAGATTGTGGTGAAAGTGCTGAAGGCTCAAGCACAGAGCCAGAAGACAAAGTAA
- the LOC134579483 gene encoding fatty acyl-CoA hydrolase precursor, medium chain-like, giving the protein MLNGFVSGQENAQPVVATKYGRQRGKVVTVRGTERSVHVFLGIPFAKPPVGELRYARPQPPEPWNSLRDATIDPPMCLQSKEETVKMTEAFRAECTVPPLSEDCLYLNIYTPGDRDKDSKLPVMVFIHGGGLVIGAATMYDGSALSAYENVVLVSIQYRLGLLGFFSTEDLKIPPNLGFLDQIAALQWIRENIKDFGGDPQSVAIFGESAGGLSVSAHVLSPLSKGLFHRAIAESGTAIMPGLIATQPERMAAVNRLIANISGCDLAEVADCLKAKTKEELLSIISEMRFMPLPGCVDGEFFPKPAEEILANKEMNDVPLMIGVNDHECGWLLPSSLNMSGLTEGMDKEMVRSTLNSFHFLGLSSDETRLLMEEKFGTDDRFELRNQLWDLCGDLMFAIPALKTAKYHRDSGNPVYFYEFQHRPSNFKDTKPDFVRADHGDEILSVFGAPFLNGDVVFKDVATDEEIALSKTVMKYWANFARTGDPNGPGLVKWPRYGEDENYLEINLKQKASKRLKQEALDFWTKTVPERMRNLSEENEDHEEL; this is encoded by the exons ATGCTGAATGGCTTTGTATCAG GGCAAGAAAATGCTCAACCTGTAGTGGCTACAAAATATGGGAGACAACGTGGGAAAGTGGTGACAGTAAGAGGTACAGAGCGTAGCGTACACGTGTTTCTTGGGATTCCTTTTGCTAAGCCTCCTGTTGGAGAATTACGATATGCCCGTCCGCAACCCCCAGAACCTTGGAACTCCCTAAGAGATGCAACTATAGACCCTCCAAT GTGTTTACAAAGTAAAGAAGAAACAGTGAAAATGACTGAGGCCTTCAGAGCAGAGTGTACGGTTCCCCCACTTTCTGAGGACTGCTTGTATCTAAATATCTACACTCCCGGAGATCGAGACAAGGATTCCAAGTTACCA GTTATGGTATTCATTCATGGAGGAGGATTAGTGATTGGAGCAGCGACGATGTACGATGGATCTGCATTGAGCGCGTATGAAAATGTTGTGTTGGTGTCGATCCAGTACAGACTGGGTTTGCTGGGATTCTTCAG TACAGAGGACTTGAAAATACCTCCAAATCTTGGATTTTTGGATCAAATTGCTGCTCTTCAATGGATTCGCGAAAATATTAAGGATTTCGGAGGGGATCCTCAATCTGTTGCTATATTTGGGGAATCGGCCGGAGGACTGAGTGTTTCTGCTCAT GTGTTATCGCCGTTATCTAAGGGATTGTTCCACAGAGCCATTGCCGAGAGTGGAACAGCAATAATGCCTGGACTTATAGCCACCCAACCTGAACGAATGGCTGCAGTAAATCGC CTCATTGCTAATATATCTGGCTGTGATTTGGCAGAGGTGGCGGACTGCTTGAAGGCGAAAACCAAAGAAGAACTTCTTTCAATAATTTCAGAGATg AGGTTTATGCCTTTACCTGGGTGTGTTGATGGCGAGTTCTTTCCCAAACCCGCAGAAGAGATCTTGGCCAATAAAGAGATGAATGATGTTCCGTTAATGATTGGTGTCAATGACCATGAGTGCGGTTGGCTCCTTCCATCG TCCTTGAACATGAGTGGACTAACGGAAGGAATGGATAAGGAAATGGTCCGATCTACCCTGAATTCTTTCCATTTCTTG ggtcTCTCATCTGACGAAACGCGTTTGTTGATGGAAGAGAAATTTGGAACAGATGACCGTTTTGAACTCCGAAACCAGTTATGGGATCTGTGTGGTGATTTGATGTTTGCTATACCTGCTCTTAAAACTGCAAAGTATCACCGGG ATTCCGGGAATCCTGTTTACTTCTATGAATTTCAGCATCGCCCTTCCAACTTCAAGGATACAAAGCCAGATTTTGTCAGGGCAGATCATGGAGATGAAATTCTGTCTGTTTTTGGAGCCCCGTTCTTAAACGGAGATGTCGTTTTCAAAG ATGTAGCTACAGATGAAGAAATTGCCCTCAGTAAAACCGTGATGAAATATTGGGCCAACTTTGCTCGAACTGG TGATCCCAATGGACCTGGTTTGGTCAAATGGCCACGATACGGTGAAGATGAAAATTACCTGGAAATTAACTTGAAACAGAAAGCGAGTAAGCGTCTGAAGCAAGAAGCTCTAGATTTCTGGACAAAGACTGTACCAGAACGAATGAGAAATCTGTCAGAGGAAAATGAAGACCACGAGGAGTTGTAA